A genomic segment from Sander vitreus isolate 19-12246 chromosome 3, sanVit1, whole genome shotgun sequence encodes:
- the LOC144512394 gene encoding tubulin alpha chain-like, producing MRECISIHVGQAGVQIGNACWELYCLEHGIQPDGQMPSDKTCGGGDDSFNTFFSETGAGKHVPRAIFVDLEPTVVDEVRTGTYRQLFHPEQLITGKEDAANNYARGHYTIGKEIIDLVLDRIRKLADQCTGLQGFLVFHSFGGGTGSGFTSLLMERLSVDYGKKSKLEFAIYPAPQVSTAVVEPYNAILTTHTTLEHSDCAFMVDNEAIYDICRRNLDIERPSYTNLNRLISQILSSVTASLRFDGALNVDLTEFQTNLVPYPRIHFPLATYAPVISAEKAYHEQLSVSEITNACFEPANQFVKCDPRHGKYMACCLLYRGDVVPKDVNAAIATIKTKRSIQFVDWCPTGFKVGINYQPPTVVPGGDLAKVQRAVCMLSNTTAIAEAWARLDHKFDLMYAKRAFVHWYVGEGMEEGEFSEAREDMAALEKDYEEVGVDSIEGEGEEEGEE from the exons ATG CGTGAGTGTATCTCCATCCACGTTGGTCAGGCTGGTGTCCAGATTGGCAATGCCTGCTGGGAGCTTTACTGCCTGGAACATGGGATCCAGCCAGACGGACAGATGCCCAGTGACAAGACTTGCGGAGGAGGAGATGATTCCTTCAACACTTTCTTTAGTGAGACTGGAGCTGGAAAGCACGTCCCCAGAGCTATTTTTGTGGACCTGGAGCCCACTGTTGTCG ATGAGGTGCGCACTGGGACCTACCGCCAGCTGTTCCACCCTGAGCAGCTGATCACCGGCAAGGAGGATGCTGCCAACAACTACGCCCGTGGACACTACACCATCGGCAAAGAGATCATCGACCTGGTGCTGGACAGGATCCGCAAACTG gCTGACCAGTGCACTGGCCTTCAGGGCTTCCTGGTTTTCCACAGCTTCGGAGGTGGGACCGGCTCTGGTTTCACCTCCCTGCTGATGGAGCGTCTGTCTGTCGACTATGGCAAGAAGTCCAAGCTGGAATTCGCCATCTACCCAGCTCCCCAGGTGTCCACCGCTGTGGTGGAGCCCTACAACGCCATCCTGACAACCCACACCACCCTGGAGCACTCTGACTGTGCCTTCATGGTGGATAACGAGGCCATCTACGATATCTGCCGGAGGAACCTCGATATCGAGCGTCCTTCTTACACCAACCTGAACAGGTTGATCAGTCAGATTTTGTCCTCCGTCACTGCTTCCCTTCGTTTCGATGGTGCCCTCAATGTTGATCTGACAGAGTTCCAGACCAACTTGGTGCCATATCCCCGTATCCATTTCCCTCTGGCCACCTATGCCCCTGTCATCTCTGCTGAGAAGGCTTACCATGAGCAACTCTCAGTGTCAGAAATCACCAATGCCTGCTTTGAACCAGCCAATCAGTTTGTAAAATGTGACCCTCGCCACGGCAAATACATGGCTTGCTGCCTTTTGTATCGTGGTGATGTGGTGCCCAAAGATGTAAATGCTGCCATTGCCACAATCAAGACCAAGCGCTCCATCCAGTTTGTGGACTGGTGCCCCACTGGTTTCAAGGTGGGCATCAACTACCAGCCGCCCACTGTAGTTCCTGGTGGAGACCTGGCCAAGGTCCAGAGGGCTGTGTGCATGCTGAGCAACACCACTGCTATTGCAGAGGCCTGGGCTCGGCTTGACCACAAATTTGATCTGATGTACGCTAAGCGTGCCTTTGTTCACTGGTATGTGGGTGAGGGTATGGAGGAGGGAGAGTTCTCTGAGGCCAGAGAGGACATGGCAGCTCTGGAGAAGGATTATGAGGAGGTTGGAGTGGACTCTATTGAGggtgagggagaggaggaaggagaggagtaG